Proteins from a single region of Pseudarthrobacter sp. NIBRBAC000502772:
- a CDS encoding zinc-binding dehydrogenase, translated as MSISTKSLPLPTSAPAAVRTSLQPRSIRVFEQDLPVPGPGEVLVRTEYCGLCGSDLHIWNGDDGYDWVRCGTVLGHEIVGTVVRVNGSSAIVPGTRVVAVAQSGCGDCPACASEYANGCAHRLTLGLSQDGGAAGFVRIPFAQLIPVPEHIPALTAVLTEPLSVAARAVASRGLVTHADTVVVSGPGTIGILAALVCKHLGARVVLKGPERDVAARSGLAAQLGLELVAELPPGYRPNVWIEAAGAAAALDDAVRELSVLGRLVVVALYGSPPVVAANDAVRKELNIITSYSSHRADYQLALRILQERPDLGDLLVDVVPLRNIALAFEKVGRGIAPKVAVAP; from the coding sequence ATGAGCATATCTACCAAGTCGCTGCCCCTCCCGACGTCGGCGCCCGCCGCTGTCCGTACTTCCCTGCAGCCCCGCAGCATCCGCGTATTCGAACAGGACCTCCCAGTTCCTGGCCCTGGCGAGGTCCTGGTCCGGACCGAGTACTGCGGACTGTGCGGATCCGACCTGCATATCTGGAATGGCGATGACGGGTACGACTGGGTACGTTGCGGCACCGTGCTGGGACACGAGATTGTGGGAACTGTGGTCCGAGTAAACGGATCGTCAGCAATTGTGCCAGGGACACGCGTTGTCGCGGTGGCGCAGTCTGGTTGCGGCGACTGCCCGGCCTGCGCATCGGAGTATGCCAACGGCTGCGCCCATAGGCTCACCTTGGGCCTCTCGCAGGACGGCGGGGCGGCCGGCTTTGTCCGCATCCCGTTTGCGCAGCTGATCCCGGTACCTGAACACATACCTGCGCTGACCGCGGTTCTCACGGAACCACTGTCGGTGGCAGCCCGGGCCGTGGCCAGCCGCGGGCTCGTCACGCATGCCGACACCGTGGTGGTCAGCGGCCCAGGCACGATCGGCATACTTGCGGCTCTGGTGTGCAAGCACCTCGGCGCACGCGTTGTACTCAAGGGGCCGGAACGCGACGTTGCTGCACGCTCCGGACTGGCGGCGCAGCTTGGTCTTGAGTTGGTGGCGGAGCTGCCGCCCGGCTACCGGCCGAACGTCTGGATCGAAGCGGCTGGCGCCGCCGCGGCACTGGACGACGCCGTCCGCGAGCTGTCTGTCCTGGGCCGTCTCGTGGTGGTCGCTTTGTACGGCTCCCCTCCGGTGGTGGCGGCCAACGATGCCGTGCGTAAGGAACTGAACATCATCACCAGCTACAGTTCACATCGCGCTGACTATCAGCTTGCCCTCCGCATTCTCCAGGAACGACCCGACCTGGGCGATCTCCTGGTGGACGTGGTGCCGCTTCGGAATATTGCTCTGGCATTCGAGAAGGTGGGTCGAGGAATAGCGCCGAAAGTAGCCGTCGCGCCCTAG
- a CDS encoding SDR family NAD(P)-dependent oxidoreductase, giving the protein MNAPTTALITGGAQGIGAKAANTLASRGWRIIVADLNEGPAKDLAEELNRQYPVGSAHLGFGVDVADEVSVDSLHAAVADETARIDGLVNCAGNILRQPAEALDIAQWRRLLDIHLTGSMLMAKTFYPMLKAARGSIVNIGSVGSTLGLPGRTAYATAKTGMLGLTRTLAVEWGRHGIRVNAVAPGYVNTEMVRSGLRNGTLSETALIGRTPLGRLAEPEEIASVIAFLLSPDASFVHGELIKIDGGLTIDGTFS; this is encoded by the coding sequence ATGAACGCTCCCACTACCGCCCTGATTACAGGCGGCGCGCAAGGAATCGGCGCGAAAGCGGCAAACACTCTCGCCAGTCGCGGCTGGCGCATTATCGTGGCCGACCTCAATGAAGGACCTGCCAAGGATCTCGCCGAGGAACTCAACAGGCAATACCCGGTGGGCTCCGCGCACTTGGGCTTCGGTGTGGACGTTGCCGACGAGGTAAGCGTCGATTCCCTCCATGCGGCTGTCGCGGACGAAACCGCACGGATCGACGGTTTGGTCAACTGTGCGGGAAATATCCTCCGGCAGCCGGCCGAGGCACTCGACATCGCCCAGTGGCGCCGACTCCTGGACATTCACCTGACCGGTTCCATGCTCATGGCCAAAACTTTCTATCCGATGCTCAAGGCCGCGCGTGGCTCCATTGTCAACATAGGTTCAGTTGGTTCCACCTTGGGGCTGCCAGGCCGGACTGCATACGCCACCGCCAAGACTGGCATGCTCGGCCTGACACGAACCCTGGCGGTTGAATGGGGTCGCCACGGCATCCGCGTCAATGCAGTGGCGCCTGGATACGTCAACACCGAGATGGTCCGCAGTGGCCTGCGAAACGGAACCCTTAGTGAAACGGCCCTCATCGGGCGCACTCCCCTGGGCCGGCTCGCGGAACCCGAGGAAATCGCCTCGGTCATCGCGTTCCTTCTGTCCCCCGACGCATCCTTTGTCCATGGGGAGCTAATCAAGATCGACGGCGGCCTCACCATCGATGGAACGTTCAGTTAG
- a CDS encoding 1-phosphofructokinase family hexose kinase has protein sequence MSLITQKTSRAGEAARHGALSTRRTGKESEQETVGRRQVVVTLTPSPVVDRVYFFEDLVPGTVNRALTVEQYLGGNGINVARTLRLAGNLTRAVAPVSAKDPSGLELMRREGELIRTVLVSPPTRINTVLVSSDGSTTNANQKPGLLPEAEWRSVCEATLDELRTLDADWLVVAGALPMTTDGNPVDLRWLLAQVQQLGVKVCLDVNGADLGRWATSGLVDLVKPNLPELESVAGRQLSTLGDVVAAARELVNAGVGTVLASMGADGLIGVCPNGVRWARVPTAPVINTTGAGDAALAGFLSEGSTITDGNGGSPWTIAFSAALARSAAWGALAVACSTTLLQSLNGTPDVTVQEPDATFRLNHY, from the coding sequence ATGAGCCTCATCACTCAAAAGACCAGCCGCGCAGGAGAAGCCGCCCGGCACGGGGCGCTCAGCACCCGCCGAACCGGGAAGGAGTCAGAGCAAGAGACTGTCGGCAGACGGCAGGTCGTGGTGACACTGACTCCGTCCCCGGTGGTGGACCGTGTCTACTTCTTTGAAGATTTGGTGCCCGGGACCGTCAACCGGGCGCTCACTGTCGAGCAGTACTTGGGTGGAAACGGCATCAACGTCGCCCGCACCCTGCGGCTGGCCGGTAACCTCACCCGCGCGGTCGCGCCGGTATCGGCCAAGGATCCTTCCGGGCTGGAACTCATGCGCCGGGAGGGCGAGCTTATCCGCACGGTTCTCGTGTCGCCTCCCACGCGCATCAACACCGTGCTGGTTTCCTCGGACGGATCCACCACTAACGCCAATCAGAAGCCAGGACTCCTGCCGGAGGCCGAATGGCGGTCCGTGTGCGAGGCCACCCTGGATGAGCTCCGCACTTTGGACGCCGACTGGCTGGTCGTGGCGGGAGCCCTGCCCATGACAACCGACGGGAACCCTGTGGATCTTCGATGGCTGCTAGCGCAGGTCCAGCAGCTTGGGGTCAAAGTATGTCTGGATGTCAACGGTGCCGACCTGGGTCGCTGGGCTACGAGCGGCCTGGTTGACCTAGTGAAACCTAACCTACCGGAATTGGAGTCCGTCGCCGGGCGCCAATTGTCGACTCTCGGGGACGTTGTAGCGGCAGCCCGGGAACTCGTTAACGCAGGAGTCGGCACGGTCCTCGCCAGCATGGGCGCCGACGGTTTGATCGGGGTCTGCCCGAACGGTGTCCGATGGGCCCGCGTTCCAACAGCCCCGGTTATCAACACCACCGGCGCCGGCGACGCGGCCCTGGCGGGCTTCCTAAGTGAAGGAAGCACCATCACGGATGGTAACGGCGGAAGTCCCTGGACCATAGCGTTTTCCGCCGCCCTGGCACGATCCGCGGCCTGGGGAGCACTGGCTGTCGCCTGTTCGACAACCCTGCTCCAAAGCCTTAACGGAACTCCTGACGTCACCGTGCAGGAGCCTGATGCTACCTTCCGCCTCAACCATTACTGA
- a CDS encoding transketolase family protein: MKAQRDVWGQTLVDLARTDLRVAVVDGDLATSTKADLFADAFPDRFFEIGIAEQNMVGVAFGLSTLGFRPWLSTFGVFLTHRALDPIRMLVSQTGAPVKIAASYAGLLNGSSGKTHQDIEDLAIMRAMPGMTVIAPADAVEAEAAIRWAAEHEGPVYLRLARDAVADVFNPGYSFVQGAVHILREGDGAILVSTGVQSSRVMDAAGLLAAEGIETRVVHVPCLKPLDEAALLTALSGPAPIFTIEEHSIIGGLGGLVSELVTGTTLGKTVTRLGLADAWSESAPNAYLLDKYGLSAVRVAEQVSHALADD, from the coding sequence GTGAAGGCGCAACGCGACGTTTGGGGACAGACCCTTGTGGACCTCGCCCGTACGGACTTGCGGGTGGCCGTCGTGGACGGGGACCTCGCCACATCAACCAAAGCCGACCTTTTCGCAGACGCCTTCCCGGACCGCTTCTTCGAAATCGGTATAGCGGAACAGAACATGGTCGGTGTAGCGTTCGGTCTGTCTACGTTGGGCTTCCGACCATGGCTGTCCACGTTCGGCGTCTTCCTGACCCACCGCGCCCTCGATCCGATTCGCATGCTGGTGTCTCAGACCGGTGCGCCGGTGAAGATTGCCGCTTCCTACGCAGGGTTGCTCAACGGCAGCAGCGGCAAGACGCACCAGGACATCGAGGACCTTGCCATCATGCGGGCCATGCCGGGCATGACCGTAATCGCCCCGGCCGATGCCGTGGAAGCCGAGGCAGCAATCCGGTGGGCGGCGGAACACGAGGGCCCGGTATACCTGCGGCTTGCCCGGGACGCCGTCGCCGACGTCTTTAACCCTGGCTATTCCTTTGTCCAGGGGGCAGTCCATATCCTGCGCGAGGGCGACGGTGCCATCCTGGTCTCCACGGGCGTCCAGAGCTCCCGAGTGATGGATGCTGCCGGCCTGCTGGCGGCAGAGGGAATCGAGACGCGCGTCGTGCATGTTCCGTGTCTCAAGCCCCTGGACGAGGCGGCCCTGTTGACGGCCCTGTCCGGGCCTGCCCCGATCTTCACCATCGAAGAGCACAGCATTATCGGAGGACTCGGCGGGCTCGTTAGCGAGCTCGTCACCGGCACCACGCTTGGCAAGACTGTCACCCGACTTGGCTTGGCAGACGCCTGGTCCGAATCCGCTCCAAACGCGTACCTGCTCGACAAGTACGGGCTTTCGGCAGTGCGCGTCGCTGAGCAAGTCAGCCACGCCCTGGCCGACGACTAG
- a CDS encoding transketolase, with protein MSTKQEIRATTAELQELASRGRWHVLQTVADAKAGHIGGPLSAMDLLVYLYFNELSVDPRNPQEPSRDRFILSKGHCAIGLYAVLALRGYFPVEELATFDQGGSRLQGHPDMKLTPGVDSSSGSLGQGLSAGAGMALAAKRLGADFHTWVMLGDGELEEGMVWEAVHTCRRFKLDNLTAVVDLNGLQQYGWPVSEEGDRFDRSNPWAGVDLTGVFSSFGWNVINIDGHDFDEIQAAFDRVRELRGSDKPTVILAKTTKGKGVSFAEGTYKWHNGVATKDQLTTAAAELGQTFEGEAK; from the coding sequence ATGTCAACCAAACAAGAAATTCGTGCGACGACCGCCGAACTCCAAGAACTGGCCTCCCGCGGTCGATGGCACGTCCTCCAGACGGTGGCGGACGCCAAGGCCGGCCACATCGGTGGCCCGCTCTCGGCGATGGACCTGCTCGTTTACCTCTATTTCAACGAGCTTTCCGTTGACCCGCGCAACCCACAGGAACCGTCCCGGGACCGTTTCATCCTCTCTAAGGGCCACTGCGCCATCGGGTTATACGCCGTACTGGCATTGCGCGGGTATTTCCCGGTGGAGGAACTGGCCACCTTTGATCAAGGCGGTTCCCGGCTGCAGGGACACCCCGACATGAAACTGACGCCGGGCGTCGACTCATCCAGCGGCTCCTTGGGCCAGGGTCTGTCGGCGGGCGCCGGAATGGCCCTGGCCGCAAAGCGGCTGGGCGCCGATTTCCACACCTGGGTCATGCTGGGTGATGGCGAACTCGAAGAAGGCATGGTCTGGGAGGCAGTCCACACATGCCGCCGCTTCAAATTGGACAACCTGACCGCGGTCGTCGATCTCAACGGGCTCCAGCAATACGGCTGGCCGGTCTCGGAAGAAGGTGACCGCTTCGATCGCTCCAATCCGTGGGCCGGAGTGGACCTGACAGGAGTCTTCAGCAGCTTCGGCTGGAACGTCATCAACATCGACGGCCACGACTTCGACGAGATTCAGGCAGCATTCGATCGCGTCCGGGAACTGCGCGGATCCGACAAACCAACGGTGATTCTCGCTAAGACGACGAAGGGCAAGGGTGTGTCGTTCGCCGAAGGCACGTACAAGTGGCATAACGGCGTGGCCACTAAGGACCAGCTGACCACCGCAGCAGCAGAGCTCGGCCAGACATTCGAAGGAGAAGCAAAGTGA
- a CDS encoding zinc-binding dehydrogenase: MSPSTTLTTGIRAAVLSAAHHFEVQHVPKPSPGPGAALVRVSYTGICGSDFPIVDGRHPRAAMPLILGHEITGILEEPGGSGIPAGTRVAVNPLLPCGQCGACLKGLGHVCRNLRLLGIDVPGSMTEVLAVPVSNLFAFSADAPATEAALAEPLAVAVHAVRRSRMAPGEKVLIFGAGPIGILVALVARFRGAKDVLLVEPSEQRRHIVEALGFRALAPQDSPVARENREATADVVFDCAGHSSVTPALTEAAPVRGRIVIVAVHHGPANIDLRELAFAEQEIIGVRVYEPADFAESVQLIGNRALGLAGVPISEYPLEAVADAFAEARSAAGAVKVIVRSNN; encoded by the coding sequence ATGTCGCCCTCAACCACCCTCACCACCGGAATCCGGGCCGCGGTTCTTTCCGCCGCCCACCATTTCGAGGTCCAGCATGTCCCGAAACCCAGTCCGGGCCCCGGCGCAGCCCTGGTCCGCGTGTCATACACCGGCATCTGCGGTTCCGACTTTCCAATTGTTGACGGCCGCCATCCCCGTGCCGCAATGCCACTCATCCTGGGGCATGAGATCACCGGCATTCTGGAGGAACCAGGCGGGAGCGGAATTCCCGCGGGCACGAGGGTCGCTGTCAATCCACTGTTGCCTTGCGGTCAGTGCGGTGCCTGCCTAAAAGGGCTGGGGCATGTCTGCCGGAACCTGCGCCTCCTGGGCATCGACGTCCCGGGCTCCATGACTGAAGTCCTGGCCGTTCCGGTGTCGAACCTCTTCGCGTTCTCCGCCGACGCGCCGGCGACCGAAGCGGCTCTGGCCGAACCCCTGGCCGTGGCGGTCCACGCCGTCCGTCGCTCGCGGATGGCACCGGGAGAGAAGGTACTAATCTTCGGTGCCGGGCCGATAGGAATCCTGGTGGCCCTCGTGGCGAGGTTTCGCGGCGCCAAGGATGTGCTCCTTGTCGAGCCAAGTGAGCAGCGCCGGCACATTGTTGAGGCACTCGGCTTCAGGGCCCTTGCTCCGCAGGACTCTCCGGTCGCTCGCGAAAATCGCGAGGCCACGGCGGACGTTGTGTTTGACTGCGCCGGGCACTCCAGTGTCACGCCGGCACTAACGGAGGCGGCGCCGGTTCGGGGACGCATCGTGATCGTCGCCGTGCACCACGGACCGGCCAATATCGATCTGCGTGAGCTCGCCTTTGCCGAGCAGGAAATCATCGGCGTCCGGGTTTACGAACCGGCCGATTTCGCCGAATCCGTGCAGCTCATCGGAAACCGGGCACTTGGACTCGCGGGAGTCCCGATATCCGAATATCCCCTCGAGGCCGTTGCCGATGCATTTGCGGAGGCGCGCTCCGCCGCCGGGGCAGTCAAGGTGATCGTGCGCAGCAACAATTAG
- a CDS encoding IclR family transcriptional regulator, with protein MSEAVDPSGGMNLVTKSALVLQAIADAGELSVNELAERTGEPASSLYRLLSTLEMIGWVEPGSRRGKMRLGLGFVRLGARLESQLDLRELARPELERLHAETGQTAFLCIRRGLRAVCIDRIDGLDVQIHNLRLGESMPLGQGAAPRAILAFESADIVERYLRELPDDPLFGPVAPSPESLREKLSETAAAGVAVAHDDWGQGIGGVGAPIFNHKGSVVGALSISGQTHRVFHSGYDLVASVKSAADTVSRALGALRATESAPDLHERRAV; from the coding sequence ATGTCGGAAGCAGTCGACCCCAGCGGTGGAATGAACCTGGTGACAAAATCCGCCCTGGTCCTCCAAGCCATAGCGGATGCCGGCGAACTCTCAGTGAATGAACTCGCCGAACGCACCGGGGAGCCCGCCAGCTCCCTGTATCGGCTCCTCTCAACGCTAGAAATGATCGGATGGGTCGAGCCTGGGTCACGTCGAGGGAAGATGCGCCTGGGTCTCGGATTTGTCAGGCTCGGTGCCAGGCTGGAGTCGCAGCTGGATCTGCGCGAACTCGCCAGGCCCGAGCTCGAGAGGCTCCACGCAGAAACCGGTCAGACTGCGTTCCTCTGTATCCGAAGAGGGCTTCGTGCCGTGTGCATCGACCGAATTGACGGCCTCGATGTCCAGATACACAACCTGAGGCTGGGCGAGTCAATGCCTCTGGGGCAGGGGGCCGCGCCGCGTGCCATTCTGGCATTCGAATCTGCCGATATCGTTGAACGCTACCTCCGGGAACTGCCGGATGATCCCCTGTTCGGACCAGTGGCCCCGAGCCCCGAAAGCCTGCGGGAAAAACTTTCAGAAACGGCTGCTGCTGGAGTGGCCGTGGCCCACGACGATTGGGGCCAGGGAATCGGGGGGGTTGGCGCGCCGATCTTCAACCACAAGGGTTCAGTGGTGGGCGCGCTGTCCATCAGCGGGCAGACGCATCGCGTATTCCACAGCGGCTACGATCTCGTCGCAAGCGTCAAATCGGCGGCCGATACCGTCAGTCGCGCACTGGGCGCATTGCGCGCCACGGAAAGCGCCCCGGACCTCCACGAAAGAAGGGCAGTCTAG
- a CDS encoding IclR family transcriptional regulator has protein sequence MAAKPIRVMANSADLLNALADRGPLSVVDIADELSMPRPSVYRLLDALQHVGLIGLRDDGRAQLGTEILHLADAAVEGIPEVRAARPAMARLNEQTGQTVYLCALRHQMVACLDWVKGTKVTLLLLNPGGTLPPHAGAASRAILAWDEPLRWHVTSAAPLQKLTPHTLVTAHQIEADAVLTRDRGFSISDEDVTIGVAALGVPLFDTRGELRGALSVAGLRDDIVPHQDEYGALLKEAAAEISAAI, from the coding sequence GTGGCCGCGAAACCGATCCGCGTCATGGCAAATAGCGCCGATCTGCTCAATGCGCTGGCGGACCGCGGTCCGCTGTCGGTGGTGGACATCGCCGATGAACTATCGATGCCCCGTCCCAGCGTGTACCGGTTGCTGGATGCCCTCCAACACGTTGGCCTCATAGGGCTGCGGGACGATGGCCGTGCCCAGTTGGGAACTGAAATTCTGCACCTTGCCGACGCTGCTGTTGAGGGTATCCCGGAAGTACGCGCTGCCCGCCCGGCGATGGCCCGCCTGAACGAACAGACCGGACAGACGGTGTACCTTTGTGCCCTCCGCCATCAGATGGTTGCGTGCCTGGATTGGGTTAAGGGTACGAAGGTCACTCTCCTGCTCCTCAATCCCGGAGGAACCCTTCCACCGCATGCGGGCGCGGCCTCACGTGCCATCCTGGCCTGGGATGAGCCGCTTCGATGGCATGTAACTTCGGCGGCCCCGTTGCAGAAACTCACCCCACATACCCTCGTAACAGCACACCAGATTGAAGCAGATGCCGTGCTCACCCGCGACCGTGGCTTCAGTATCTCCGACGAGGACGTCACTATCGGAGTTGCTGCTTTGGGCGTGCCATTGTTTGACACCCGGGGCGAATTGCGTGGGGCGTTGTCCGTCGCCGGGCTCCGCGACGATATCGTCCCGCATCAGGACGAGTACGGGGCGTTGTTGAAGGAAGCTGCGGCGGAGATTTCGGCCGCGATCTAG
- a CDS encoding HAD family phosphatase, with protein MNPVMNSREDPSEFRRAFGLWQPRGVVFDCDGLLMDTESLWMLSQRSVSESHGVLFDAEFQRKLVGLPASRIGPLIAGRAGSDPGRVIDQLLRVNITMVAQSAAPMPGARRFVAAASLRVATAVASNSARRILDTTLLRGDFGAGFDITVSADEVAHPKPAPDVYLAAADALDLDPKDCLAIEDSEAGAASARSAGMKVIAIPTPGQQPWAHLTRDSLEASDLLSWVEEWRPTTAPGQSSKPARLTGSTAEPWNPKATG; from the coding sequence GTGAATCCTGTGATGAACAGTCGGGAGGATCCTTCGGAGTTTCGCCGTGCTTTCGGCTTGTGGCAGCCGCGCGGCGTGGTCTTTGACTGTGATGGGCTGCTGATGGATACCGAATCATTGTGGATGCTGTCCCAACGTAGCGTCAGCGAGAGCCACGGGGTCCTGTTTGACGCCGAATTTCAACGCAAACTGGTCGGCCTTCCAGCGAGCCGAATCGGGCCGCTCATTGCCGGTCGTGCGGGATCAGATCCGGGCAGGGTCATTGATCAGTTACTACGGGTGAACATAACCATGGTCGCTCAATCTGCTGCGCCAATGCCAGGCGCGCGGCGTTTTGTCGCCGCCGCCTCCTTGCGTGTGGCTACCGCAGTGGCCAGCAACTCGGCACGTCGCATACTGGATACCACGTTGCTTCGTGGGGATTTCGGCGCAGGTTTCGACATCACGGTATCGGCCGACGAGGTCGCGCATCCGAAGCCGGCCCCCGACGTCTATCTCGCCGCAGCAGACGCCCTGGACCTGGATCCGAAGGATTGCCTTGCGATTGAGGATTCCGAGGCCGGCGCCGCTTCAGCACGCTCCGCCGGAATGAAGGTTATCGCCATTCCCACTCCGGGCCAGCAACCTTGGGCGCACCTGACTCGTGACTCGCTTGAGGCGTCCGACCTCCTAAGTTGGGTCGAGGAGTGGCGGCCAACGACAGCGCCAGGACAGAGTTCCAAGCCCGCCCGCCTCACCGGGAGCACCGCGGAACCCTGGAACCCGAAAGCGACTGGGTAG
- a CDS encoding MurR/RpiR family transcriptional regulator encodes MTETITGGGLLHRISGRLPYLPPSLRQVAEAVLKSPEQAQTMTISELAVAAGVGESTVSRFVKELGIDGYKSMLLGLAEATFISKAATSARTADSEVVYEGVNRGDTAAEIAGKVERSSVQSLRRTGQRQDVEAIQRAVDLIDASNTVIFSCMGSSSIAAEEAVMRFTRAGKKCMLYRDTTIQVMLAAIIGPGDLLIGISDSGRSTPIIDAMHLARQRGAATIAITGAEGSPLRNYADVVLYTATVPSGGELYGESVTSKWGQLLVIDILYATYASRHYDATVEHLKQTYQSAIRQSRTSPSDSAQHAG; translated from the coding sequence ATGACGGAGACCATCACCGGCGGCGGACTGCTGCACCGGATCTCGGGGCGGCTGCCGTACCTCCCGCCTTCACTCCGCCAGGTCGCAGAAGCGGTGCTGAAGTCCCCGGAGCAAGCGCAAACCATGACCATCTCGGAACTGGCTGTGGCAGCCGGGGTCGGTGAGTCCACGGTGTCCCGATTCGTCAAGGAACTGGGCATTGACGGTTACAAATCAATGCTGCTGGGCCTGGCCGAAGCCACGTTTATTTCCAAGGCTGCCACGAGTGCCCGCACGGCAGATTCTGAGGTCGTATACGAAGGCGTCAACCGCGGCGACACAGCCGCTGAGATCGCGGGAAAGGTCGAGCGCAGCAGCGTCCAGTCCCTGCGGCGCACCGGTCAACGGCAGGATGTTGAGGCAATTCAGCGGGCTGTAGACCTGATCGATGCGTCGAACACCGTGATTTTCAGCTGCATGGGGTCGTCCAGCATTGCCGCCGAGGAAGCAGTCATGCGCTTCACCCGTGCCGGCAAGAAATGCATGCTTTACCGCGACACCACAATTCAGGTCATGCTGGCAGCGATCATTGGACCCGGTGATTTGCTGATCGGCATCAGCGACTCCGGGCGCAGCACCCCGATCATCGATGCGATGCATCTCGCTCGGCAACGTGGTGCGGCGACCATTGCCATCACCGGAGCCGAAGGTTCCCCGCTGCGCAATTACGCGGACGTTGTGCTCTATACGGCCACCGTCCCCAGTGGCGGGGAACTCTACGGGGAATCCGTGACGAGCAAGTGGGGGCAGTTGCTCGTCATCGACATCCTGTACGCAACCTATGCCAGCAGGCACTATGACGCGACAGTTGAACATCTCAAGCAGACTTACCAAAGCGCAATTCGCCAGTCACGAACCAGCCCCTCTGACTCTGCACAACACGCTGGCTGA
- a CDS encoding phosphoglycerate dehydrogenase produces the protein MASLNLTEPGRNGRIAVTPRSLSDGGHPALQKLERAGYELVYPSPGAVPNEDQIRAGVSQCVGYLAGTERLSGQVLEDLTRLKAISRNGVGVDSIDVEAAERLGINVLTAPGANSQGVAELTIALILAGSRSIPWHDAQLKSGQWNRRPGNEVSGKVLGLIGCGQIGRRVATMALGLGMKVIAFDEYPVTSFAPSPDFSWAPRERVLSSSHVISLHTPPSGQPVLGAAAIRLLQWGTGVINTARASLIDDEALLQALDSGQVEYLATDVFSSEPPAPSRLITHPRVITTPHIGGYTKESVDRATQAAVDNLLHALAT, from the coding sequence ATGGCTTCGCTGAACCTCACCGAGCCAGGCCGCAACGGCCGCATTGCAGTGACCCCCCGCTCCTTGTCAGACGGGGGGCACCCTGCCCTGCAGAAGCTGGAACGCGCAGGATACGAACTGGTTTATCCGTCTCCCGGTGCAGTGCCCAATGAAGATCAGATCCGCGCCGGCGTGTCGCAGTGCGTCGGCTACCTTGCGGGCACCGAACGCCTTTCCGGACAGGTACTGGAGGACCTTACTCGGCTGAAAGCCATCTCCCGGAACGGCGTCGGCGTGGATTCGATCGATGTCGAAGCGGCCGAGCGTCTGGGGATCAACGTACTCACCGCGCCAGGCGCCAACTCCCAGGGAGTAGCGGAACTTACCATCGCACTGATTCTGGCCGGGAGCCGCAGCATCCCCTGGCACGATGCCCAGCTGAAGTCGGGCCAATGGAACCGCCGGCCCGGCAATGAAGTGTCAGGGAAAGTCCTTGGTCTGATCGGATGCGGCCAGATCGGCCGGCGGGTTGCGACGATGGCGCTTGGACTAGGCATGAAGGTGATTGCCTTCGACGAATATCCCGTGACATCGTTCGCTCCTTCGCCCGACTTCTCATGGGCACCACGGGAGCGTGTTTTGTCATCGAGCCACGTCATATCGCTGCACACTCCGCCGTCCGGGCAACCGGTTCTCGGAGCCGCGGCAATCCGGCTGCTCCAATGGGGTACCGGCGTCATCAACACTGCGCGGGCATCCCTGATCGACGACGAGGCGCTGCTACAGGCTCTCGACTCCGGGCAGGTCGAGTATCTGGCCACCGACGTGTTCAGTTCCGAACCCCCTGCACCCAGCCGGCTGATTACGCACCCGAGGGTCATCACAACGCCGCACATCGGTGGATACACTAAGGAAAGCGTGGACCGGGCCACACAGGCCGCTGTGGACAACCTGCTTCACGCCCTCGCCACCTAG
- a CDS encoding glucose-6-phosphate isomerase produces the protein MNASPATTVKAVVTDFNVTTGLSTTKAPLQRRLSAMADMYADQEAADAQLAQEDTLVYEFFDMGVPSTSGDVAYGTSITYPGKVGDEYHMTKGHFHEVLDTAEIYYCLSGRGYMLMENPEGDWQAAEFTPGQAVYVPRRYAHRSINVSATEPLVTFFAFPGHAGHDYGTIETKGFRKLCVERDGKAEFIDNPRWQA, from the coding sequence ATGAACGCCTCCCCCGCAACCACCGTCAAAGCAGTAGTCACCGACTTCAATGTCACCACCGGACTGTCAACCACCAAGGCCCCCCTGCAGCGCCGACTGTCAGCAATGGCTGATATGTACGCCGACCAGGAAGCCGCGGACGCCCAGCTCGCCCAGGAGGACACACTTGTCTACGAGTTCTTCGACATGGGTGTGCCCTCGACCAGCGGCGACGTTGCCTACGGGACCAGCATCACCTATCCGGGAAAAGTAGGCGACGAATACCACATGACCAAGGGTCACTTCCATGAAGTCCTGGACACGGCGGAGATCTACTACTGCTTGAGCGGCCGCGGTTACATGCTGATGGAGAACCCCGAAGGTGACTGGCAGGCTGCCGAATTCACGCCCGGCCAGGCCGTGTACGTTCCGCGGCGCTACGCCCACCGAAGCATCAACGTCTCCGCCACGGAGCCCCTGGTCACATTCTTCGCATTCCCCGGGCACGCCGGACACGACTACGGAACCATTGAAACCAAGGGCTTCCGGAAACTATGCGTGGAGCGCGATGGCAAGGCGGAGTTCATTGACAACCCACGCTGGCAGGCCTGA